In the Nitrosarchaeum sp. genome, one interval contains:
- the gatB gene encoding Asp-tRNA(Asn)/Glu-tRNA(Gln) amidotransferase subunit GatB: protein MTKIGLEIHSQLTNLESKLFCSCKANYREFEPNTNICPVCMGLPGSLPRLNQKAVEKATMIAMALNCSTPEKIVFFRKNYFYPDLPKNFQITQLNIYGDTSIGGSGILMVGEKKIRITRIQLEEDPGRLIYEGSSEKNQITLVDYNRAGTPLVEIVTEPDFENPKEVRTFLNILSDLLENLGVSDPSLEGAMRADANVSIEDGNKVEIKNIGSFHDLEKAVHFEITRQQSLHSRNIPIIQETRHWDDKRKITISSRSKEEDLDYRYFLEGDIPWVRIGNEVKEKLKSEMPESISSKKQRYVSKYNIPSQVADVLSSDKFYSDLFEEAHTQENAKEIANIITTDLMGLVDTREKRESSKLTPSHLKAIADSIQSGKIARNSAKNALYEIVRTGKSLSDIMSNLDLGNLSDESELSKIIESVISEEPQAVEQAKSNPQTINYLVGKVMQKTKGKADPKLTLDLLKKKI, encoded by the coding sequence TTGACAAAGATTGGATTGGAAATTCACAGTCAACTTACAAATCTAGAAAGCAAATTATTTTGCTCTTGTAAGGCAAACTATCGAGAGTTTGAGCCAAACACCAACATCTGTCCAGTTTGCATGGGATTACCAGGCAGTCTTCCCAGATTAAATCAAAAGGCAGTTGAAAAAGCAACAATGATTGCAATGGCTCTAAATTGTTCTACTCCCGAAAAAATTGTATTTTTTAGAAAAAATTATTTTTATCCTGATTTGCCAAAAAATTTCCAAATCACTCAACTAAACATCTATGGAGATACTAGTATTGGGGGTAGTGGAATTCTTATGGTTGGAGAGAAAAAGATCCGAATTACTAGAATTCAACTAGAAGAAGATCCTGGCAGGTTAATCTATGAGGGTAGTTCTGAAAAAAATCAAATCACATTGGTGGATTATAATCGTGCAGGCACACCTTTAGTTGAAATTGTAACTGAGCCTGATTTTGAAAACCCAAAAGAAGTACGAACATTTTTAAATATTTTATCTGATTTGTTGGAAAATCTTGGAGTATCTGATCCTAGTTTGGAGGGTGCAATGAGGGCAGATGCAAATGTCTCAATTGAAGATGGAAATAAAGTTGAAATAAAAAATATCGGTTCATTTCATGATTTAGAAAAAGCTGTTCATTTTGAAATTACACGTCAACAAAGTTTGCATTCAAGAAACATTCCAATAATTCAAGAAACACGCCATTGGGATGATAAAAGAAAGATTACAATCTCGTCCAGATCAAAAGAAGAAGATCTAGATTATAGGTATTTTCTAGAAGGTGATATTCCATGGGTTAGAATAGGAAATGAAGTCAAGGAAAAACTAAAATCTGAAATGCCTGAAAGCATTAGTTCTAAAAAACAACGATATGTATCAAAATACAATATTCCATCTCAAGTAGCTGATGTACTTTCATCTGACAAGTTTTATTCGGATTTATTTGAAGAAGCACACACACAAGAAAACGCCAAAGAAATTGCAAATATCATAACCACTGATTTGATGGGATTAGTAGATACAAGAGAGAAAAGAGAATCATCAAAATTAACCCCTTCACATCTAAAAGCGATAGCTGATTCAATTCAATCTGGCAAGATTGCACGAAATTCTGCAAAAAATGCATTATATGAAATTGTAAGAACAGGCAAGTCATTATCAGATATAATGTCTAATCTTGATCTAGGAAATCTTTCAGATGAGTCTGAATTGTCAAAAATTATCGAGTCTGTAATTTCTGAAGAACCTCAAGCCGTAGAGCAGGCAAAATCCAACCCTCAAACCATAAACTATCTTGTAGGAAAAGTAATGCAAAAGACAAAAGGAAAAGCAGATCCAAAACTGACTCTTGATTTACTAAAAAAGAAGATTTGA
- a CDS encoding AMP-binding protein, which produces MSDFVFTPTEEQIQSSNIYKFMKKHDILTLQELSQRANQNLEWFWQEMDKEIGIIWDKPYTKILDTSKGIQWSKWFIDGKTNIYKSSVEKFAVEKSNDIAYIFVSEDGTTFKITYSELDSKVNRLANALKQLGVKKGDVVAIYLPMIEESILAILASAKIGAVQTVIFSGYSSESLQIRLQDCNAKILFVCDGFQRGGKHVSQKYIVQSAIKDTKIEKIIVIPYKGIDEYEESSKFVFYENLVYSQNSTCHTEIMDSDDPLFILYTSGTTGKPKGVVHTHGGFSVFAGYQAAFLVDMNENDVILWPADIGWITGLVWNVYGLLIIGGSAIIYDGALNYPNFERIWDMLHQHNVTIFGISPTAVRLFKKNNVEPLKLHSFEKIKNMPTTGEPLDENSWWWLFEKVGNKKIPIMNLSGGTEIGGAMLSVFPGMKLKPSTVGIPCPGMNLDVFDDDGNSIRQKNGYLVIKSPWPAMTKGLLHDDQRYLQTYWSRFENIWFHGDYVFVDTDGLWYMQGRTDDVINVSGHRMSTAEIEHVVISHNKVSDAATIAIPDEITGEAIVVFFVTENKFEIGLDVEISNYIADKIGKIARPKFVYAISELPKTRTGKIMRRLLKAKLLGSPLGDLSSIENPLVLNEIQKLS; this is translated from the coding sequence TTGTCGGATTTTGTATTTACCCCAACTGAAGAACAAATACAATCTTCAAACATTTACAAATTTATGAAAAAACATGATATCTTAACTTTACAAGAACTCTCTCAAAGGGCAAATCAAAATTTAGAGTGGTTTTGGCAAGAAATGGATAAAGAGATTGGAATAATTTGGGACAAACCTTATACAAAAATTTTAGATACATCAAAAGGAATTCAATGGTCCAAATGGTTTATTGACGGTAAGACTAATATCTACAAGTCTTCTGTAGAAAAGTTTGCCGTTGAAAAATCAAATGATATTGCATATATTTTTGTCTCTGAAGATGGAACAACTTTTAAAATAACTTATTCTGAATTAGATTCAAAAGTAAACAGACTTGCAAATGCCCTTAAGCAATTAGGAGTAAAAAAAGGAGATGTAGTTGCGATATATCTTCCTATGATTGAGGAATCTATTTTGGCAATTCTGGCATCTGCAAAAATTGGTGCAGTTCAAACAGTTATATTTTCAGGCTATAGCTCAGAATCTTTGCAAATAAGATTGCAGGACTGTAACGCAAAAATTCTTTTTGTATGTGACGGATTTCAAAGAGGAGGCAAACATGTTTCACAAAAATACATTGTCCAATCAGCAATAAAAGATACAAAAATAGAAAAAATAATTGTAATTCCATACAAAGGAATCGATGAATATGAAGAATCATCAAAATTTGTTTTTTATGAAAATCTAGTATATTCACAAAATTCTACATGCCATACTGAAATTATGGATTCTGATGATCCTTTGTTTATTTTGTATACTTCTGGAACTACAGGTAAGCCAAAAGGAGTAGTTCACACACATGGAGGGTTTTCTGTTTTTGCAGGATATCAGGCTGCATTTTTAGTCGATATGAATGAAAATGATGTTATTTTGTGGCCAGCTGATATTGGTTGGATTACTGGGCTTGTTTGGAACGTTTATGGTCTTTTGATCATTGGTGGCAGCGCTATAATTTATGATGGCGCATTAAACTATCCAAATTTTGAAAGAATTTGGGACATGTTACATCAGCATAATGTTACCATTTTTGGAATATCTCCAACAGCTGTAAGGTTGTTTAAAAAAAATAATGTTGAACCATTAAAACTACATTCATTTGAAAAAATTAAAAACATGCCAACTACTGGGGAACCCCTTGATGAAAATTCTTGGTGGTGGTTATTTGAAAAAGTTGGTAACAAAAAAATCCCAATCATGAATTTGTCTGGAGGTACTGAAATAGGAGGCGCAATGCTATCTGTTTTTCCTGGGATGAAACTAAAACCGTCTACTGTAGGAATTCCATGTCCTGGAATGAATCTTGATGTTTTTGATGATGACGGAAACTCTATTCGTCAAAAAAATGGGTACCTTGTAATAAAGTCTCCTTGGCCTGCAATGACAAAAGGATTATTGCACGATGATCAACGTTATCTTCAAACTTATTGGTCCCGTTTTGAGAATATTTGGTTTCATGGAGATTATGTTTTTGTTGATACAGATGGATTATGGTATATGCAAGGAAGAACTGATGATGTCATTAATGTTTCAGGACATAGAATGAGTACTGCTGAAATTGAACATGTTGTTATTTCGCACAATAAAGTTTCGGATGCAGCTACTATTGCAATTCCTGATGAAATCACCGGTGAGGCAATTGTTGTGTTTTTTGTAACAGAAAATAAATTTGAAATAGGATTAGATGTGGAAATATCCAATTATATTGCTGACAAAATAGGTAAAATAGCACGTCCAAAATTTGTCTATGCTATATCTGAACTTCCAAAGACTAGAACTGGAAAAATAATGCGTAGGCTGTTGAAAGCAAAATTGCTTGGGAGTCCTTTAGGTGATTTATCCTCAATTGAAAATCCGTTAGTATTAAATGAGATACAAAAATTATCCTGA
- a CDS encoding A24 family peptidase C-terminal domain-containing protein yields MDVIPELLFIRIGLAIGMLAIGGVLDVWKREIHDYYWIVFGSIGFLLIFINSDLLPQLFNIGIALIIAPFVIFIWRMGLFGGADAFALIALAVIAPMTTISENPVTPFTTLSNAAVLFIIPFIINVTRNLISIIKHENIFEGFEEEKLKKICAMLIGYRAKNPKFCFSIEKTEKGKKKLNLTMHHAEKEEYCTTPNTWITPGIPYLLLITGGFIIQILFGDIILNYFIN; encoded by the coding sequence ATGGATGTTATTCCTGAGTTATTGTTCATAAGAATTGGTCTTGCTATAGGAATGCTTGCCATAGGAGGAGTTTTAGATGTATGGAAAAGAGAGATTCATGATTATTATTGGATTGTGTTTGGAAGTATTGGATTTTTATTAATTTTTATAAATTCAGATCTTTTGCCACAGTTATTTAATATAGGAATAGCGTTAATCATAGCGCCATTTGTTATTTTTATTTGGAGAATGGGGTTATTTGGTGGAGCAGACGCATTTGCATTAATTGCGTTAGCAGTTATTGCACCAATGACTACAATTTCAGAAAATCCAGTGACACCATTTACAACATTATCAAATGCAGCAGTGTTATTTATCATACCTTTTATTATCAATGTCACGAGAAATTTAATATCCATCATAAAACATGAAAATATTTTTGAAGGGTTTGAAGAAGAAAAACTGAAAAAGATTTGTGCAATGCTAATAGGATATAGAGCAAAAAATCCAAAATTTTGTTTTTCTATAGAAAAAACTGAAAAAGGTAAGAAGAAATTGAACTTAACAATGCATCATGCAGAAAAGGAAGAATATTGTACTACACCTAATACTTGGATTACTCCAGGAATCCCATATTTGTTATTAATTACAGGAGGTTTTATTATACAAATATTATTTGGAGATATCATATTGAATTACTTTATCAATTAA
- a CDS encoding Ig-like domain-containing protein, with product MKFAIIISITLVLGLFTPVHAQTYYEFGYQFHPQKLLENTEGIIHVYVLNGGEISPTIINGLKVSSSDNSILEVKDTVKTENFATQIKIFAKQPGTVNLSLAAPGVKSKEIPITVYTNNNHPTKLLLKTTPNEFPVDGPKFGYIGIELVTTGDLPTIATEDTIIKISTPNTDIIKLQDSEVIIPKGEYYAVTKFNISESGDAIIFAESEGMKKVNDFIHVRKAATPLQLQLYVYPENFNSFSSQIGYAIIQLQDADGIPVKADKKINLRIGVENPDSGLNTSHDFEEFLFESKELIIDKGHYSTFSSFSIRPNLSNFAGEFEQTYNLFITADNYFAKGSSVKITHDQIGSIEGKGPAITKTVPFLTTGEKEILGVTYFETEVEVSRQTGTKTLGSTDRETVIVKIPVMASEDFSVNIASSNLETVDPEDTLIKKGKNAGLIFGDTGTVIPDEGTSLELYITDNKQVVSISGEPYGPVEEDLSLVVEPLIAKILSSSDFPLIGYLIELESDNEETVTTTEEDEEEDGRIGVTHFIKNSVLTFSANELFEIPYQTILQNQEYSVFTAHANKLGSSSLKAQAMGLDSEIALESMTTDPTLIELSFAENILPMTKNIASVQLLDSAGNPVYAKNQMELKIVSNNEKSLKLPETILIDKGEYYKLFLIDAITEGSTEVTILAENLPMTNFQLNVKGFHPEISLNTPNAITQGDSLIAEMIVKYAQSDLPVESFDVTWNVNGGEIIDSDALTDSNGKAQIKIDNINSDKLEIFVTVNGLGFTDLKTQKIMTATPNLSNNLPTSNASKFDLVSENNLMLFAIPSAAGAAFFYLRKTNRLEEISERLNIVERFENIRDRVSEIRDR from the coding sequence TTGAAATTTGCAATAATAATAAGTATAACACTAGTTTTAGGATTATTTACACCAGTTCATGCACAAACATATTATGAATTTGGATATCAATTTCATCCTCAAAAACTATTAGAAAACACAGAGGGAATTATTCACGTATATGTTCTAAATGGGGGAGAAATATCTCCAACTATAATCAATGGATTAAAAGTATCAAGTTCGGACAATTCAATTTTAGAAGTCAAAGACACAGTCAAAACAGAGAATTTTGCGACTCAAATCAAGATCTTTGCAAAACAACCAGGAACCGTAAATCTTTCACTAGCAGCACCAGGAGTCAAGTCTAAAGAAATACCAATTACGGTATACACTAACAATAACCATCCAACAAAATTATTACTAAAAACTACACCGAATGAATTTCCAGTAGATGGGCCAAAATTTGGATATATTGGAATCGAATTAGTAACCACAGGAGATCTACCAACTATTGCAACAGAAGACACGATTATAAAAATTTCAACACCAAATACAGATATCATCAAACTTCAAGATTCAGAAGTCATAATACCAAAAGGAGAATACTATGCAGTAACTAAATTCAATATTAGTGAATCAGGAGATGCAATAATTTTTGCAGAATCAGAAGGAATGAAAAAAGTAAATGATTTCATTCATGTAAGAAAAGCTGCAACACCATTACAGTTACAGCTATATGTGTATCCAGAAAATTTTAACAGTTTTAGCTCACAAATAGGATACGCCATAATACAATTACAGGATGCAGATGGAATCCCAGTCAAAGCAGATAAAAAAATTAATTTGAGAATAGGAGTAGAAAATCCAGATTCAGGACTAAATACAAGTCACGACTTTGAGGAATTTTTATTTGAATCCAAAGAATTGATCATTGATAAAGGACATTATTCTACATTTTCTAGTTTTTCAATTAGACCAAACTTATCGAATTTTGCAGGTGAGTTTGAACAGACATATAATCTATTTATTACTGCAGACAATTATTTTGCAAAAGGAAGCAGTGTAAAAATCACTCATGATCAAATTGGATCAATAGAAGGAAAAGGACCTGCAATTACTAAAACAGTTCCATTTTTGACAACAGGCGAAAAAGAGATTCTAGGAGTAACATATTTTGAAACAGAAGTTGAAGTATCCCGACAAACAGGAACCAAAACGCTAGGAAGCACAGATAGAGAAACAGTAATAGTCAAAATTCCAGTTATGGCAAGCGAAGATTTTTCAGTGAATATTGCATCCTCTAATTTAGAAACAGTAGATCCGGAAGATACATTAATCAAAAAAGGAAAAAATGCAGGATTAATTTTTGGAGATACAGGAACAGTAATTCCTGATGAAGGGACATCACTAGAACTATACATTACAGACAACAAACAAGTAGTTTCAATTTCAGGAGAACCATATGGTCCAGTAGAGGAGGATCTGAGTTTAGTAGTAGAACCATTAATCGCCAAAATTTTATCAAGTTCTGATTTTCCCTTAATAGGTTATCTCATTGAATTAGAATCAGATAATGAAGAAACAGTAACAACAACTGAAGAAGATGAAGAAGAAGATGGAAGAATAGGAGTCACACATTTTATTAAAAATTCAGTTTTGACATTTAGCGCTAATGAATTATTTGAGATCCCGTATCAAACAATATTACAAAATCAGGAATACTCTGTATTTACAGCACATGCTAACAAACTTGGGTCTAGCTCACTCAAAGCTCAAGCAATGGGATTAGATTCTGAAATAGCATTAGAAAGTATGACTACAGATCCTACATTGATCGAATTGTCATTTGCGGAGAATATCTTACCTATGACTAAGAACATAGCATCAGTTCAATTACTAGATTCTGCAGGAAATCCAGTATACGCTAAAAATCAAATGGAATTGAAAATTGTGTCAAATAATGAAAAATCATTAAAATTACCTGAAACAATTTTAATAGATAAAGGAGAGTATTACAAACTATTCTTAATAGATGCAATAACAGAAGGTAGTACAGAAGTGACAATTTTAGCTGAGAATTTACCAATGACTAATTTTCAATTAAATGTAAAAGGATTTCATCCTGAAATTTCACTTAATACTCCAAATGCAATCACACAGGGAGATTCACTAATTGCAGAGATGATTGTAAAATACGCTCAATCAGATTTGCCTGTAGAAAGTTTTGATGTAACATGGAATGTAAACGGGGGAGAAATAATTGACTCGGATGCACTCACAGATTCTAATGGCAAAGCACAGATAAAAATAGACAACATAAATTCAGATAAATTAGAAATTTTTGTAACTGTCAACGGATTAGGTTTTACAGATTTAAAGACACAAAAAATAATGACAGCAACACCAAATCTATCAAATAATCTACCTACAAGTAATGCCAGTAAATTTGATTTAGTTTCAGAAAATAATTTGATGTTATTTGCCATTCCGAGTGCAGCGGGGGCAGCATTTTTCTACTTGCGAAAAACAAATCGTCTAGAAGAAATTTCTGAGAGATTAAACATTGTTGAGAGATTTGAAAACATCCGAGATAGAGTGTCAGAAATTAGAGATAGATAA
- a CDS encoding secretion system protein → MLSLKEKQTKINKKEQSRLEKELPYFITFVTLLATSGFGPYTIFQKIRDIELLPSIKIQSERILKRIEILGTDPISAINQAKEKTSSKLLSDFLGGYTSAIEGGGDIVNYLKSKMNGAFDVYAENEKQKISHVKAVVESYMTIQIVILAVYIIFSAVGSGVDKTSLSTGTEIDMQWMLIVIPPVISVGFIFLASKVNESFLPELPLKQILTYTIPLFSIGFLLISLGIFSEYNVFIMMFVLIASAIFPTMKFKLVYQKSLDAENSTPRIMRDIAEARKAGTSPEKCIIRTCKRKDYKLFSPIANLMASKLEWGIPFDDIFSALKKEIKDFQVLINFKILFEIISGGGGNVHTLIALADVSEKINGIEKTKRSMLKPYVMIGFILIGMTGFTTLLVIDSLTSISIQSETDIAKISALKKESKQSFELYSIAILIQAWLAGIFLGRIVTGTYSGGFQYSIMLVLIAFTSIMLIQSSIISIGTLF, encoded by the coding sequence TTGCTTTCATTAAAAGAAAAACAAACTAAAATCAACAAAAAAGAACAAAGTAGATTAGAAAAAGAACTTCCTTATTTTATCACATTTGTAACGTTGTTAGCTACCAGTGGTTTTGGTCCATATACTATTTTTCAGAAGATCAGAGACATAGAATTACTGCCATCAATAAAAATTCAATCTGAAAGAATTCTTAAAAGAATTGAAATTCTGGGAACAGACCCAATATCCGCAATAAATCAAGCTAAAGAAAAAACATCATCAAAATTACTATCTGATTTTCTTGGAGGATATACATCAGCCATAGAAGGTGGAGGAGATATTGTAAATTATCTAAAAAGCAAAATGAATGGAGCTTTTGATGTCTATGCAGAAAACGAAAAACAGAAGATCAGTCATGTAAAAGCTGTGGTAGAATCTTACATGACTATTCAGATTGTAATTTTAGCTGTGTATATTATTTTTTCAGCTGTAGGAAGCGGAGTGGATAAAACAAGTTTATCGACTGGAACAGAGATAGATATGCAATGGATGTTGATTGTTATTCCCCCAGTTATTTCAGTAGGATTCATATTTCTTGCAAGCAAAGTAAATGAATCGTTTTTGCCTGAATTGCCATTAAAACAAATTTTAACATACACAATACCATTATTTTCAATTGGATTTCTTCTGATATCATTAGGAATATTTTCAGAATATAATGTATTTATCATGATGTTTGTACTTATTGCATCAGCAATTTTCCCAACAATGAAATTCAAATTAGTGTATCAGAAATCACTTGATGCAGAAAATTCAACACCTAGAATAATGAGAGACATTGCAGAAGCAAGAAAAGCTGGAACTAGTCCAGAAAAATGTATTATACGTACATGTAAAAGAAAAGACTACAAATTATTTTCACCAATAGCAAATTTAATGGCAAGTAAACTGGAATGGGGAATTCCATTTGATGACATATTTTCCGCTTTAAAAAAAGAGATTAAGGATTTTCAAGTTTTAATTAATTTCAAAATACTTTTTGAAATAATTTCAGGAGGAGGAGGTAATGTACATACATTAATTGCGTTAGCAGACGTTTCTGAAAAAATCAACGGTATAGAGAAAACAAAAAGGAGTATGTTAAAACCATATGTGATGATCGGATTTATTCTAATTGGGATGACAGGATTTACAACCCTACTGGTAATTGATTCACTTACCAGCATATCAATACAATCGGAGACAGATATAGCAAAAATATCTGCGCTTAAAAAAGAATCCAAACAAAGTTTTGAATTGTATTCAATAGCAATTCTTATTCAGGCATGGTTAGCAGGAATTTTCTTAGGTCGTATTGTTACAGGAACATATTCTGGAGGATTCCAATATTCAATCATGCTTGTTTTGATTGCATTTACAAGCATAATGTTGATTCAAAGTTCCATCATAAGTATTGGAACATTATTTTAG
- a CDS encoding type II/IV secretion system ATPase subunit, giving the protein MKKYKSNTIESFLRSEFFDPNQKQSSEELKIVKNYALNAPYSYANILYDEKNSRYEYQVDEIKLNQEEHEIFNRLYNLLEENIDSAENSKGDNFEKFLNYVVNENQKLFATCPVASLEKVKHYLRRDIVGFGIIDGLMRDPNIEDVSCAGINLPIYVWHRQFDSIPTNVQFEANNLNTFVSRIVFRAGKHVSSAHPITDLSLEGNHRISVLYQKEVTPKGTSFTIRKFKEDPYTIVDLIDFETISLEIAAYLWMLMESKMSIMVIGSTGSGKTTILNAITGLVDPDYKIFSVEDVSEINIKHENWFSLISRPSFGTQGEGEIGLYDLIKSGVRHRPDYIIVGEIRGSEAYVMFQAMATGHGGLCTMHADSLLSATKRLQQKPMEIPPSYMTLMNCAIVIRRIKDAETGQSFRKIISIEEIKDSNSFNSVFKWNPKTKSFDSDIEKSELIKRIAESQGQTISEVIEEYQKRILILEWMQDHNIRDYEETSDIIGKYYRNPNEVLRSIHYEV; this is encoded by the coding sequence ATGAAGAAATATAAGTCAAATACAATTGAAAGTTTTTTGAGAAGTGAATTTTTTGATCCAAATCAAAAACAATCATCTGAGGAACTAAAAATTGTAAAAAATTATGCTCTTAATGCACCATATAGTTATGCAAATATTTTGTATGATGAAAAAAATTCTAGATATGAATACCAAGTAGATGAAATAAAATTAAATCAAGAAGAACATGAAATTTTCAATAGACTATATAATTTACTGGAAGAAAACATAGATTCCGCTGAGAATTCAAAAGGCGATAATTTTGAAAAATTTTTGAATTATGTCGTTAACGAAAATCAAAAACTTTTTGCAACATGCCCTGTAGCCAGTCTTGAAAAGGTAAAACATTATCTTAGAAGAGACATTGTAGGTTTTGGGATTATTGATGGATTGATGAGGGATCCAAATATTGAAGATGTTAGCTGTGCAGGAATAAATTTACCAATTTATGTATGGCATAGACAGTTCGATAGCATACCAACAAACGTTCAATTTGAGGCAAACAACCTAAATACTTTTGTTTCAAGAATTGTTTTTCGTGCAGGAAAACATGTCAGCTCTGCACACCCAATAACTGATTTGTCACTAGAAGGAAATCACAGAATTTCAGTATTGTATCAAAAAGAGGTAACTCCAAAGGGCACTAGTTTTACAATAAGAAAATTCAAGGAAGACCCATACACAATTGTGGATCTAATTGACTTTGAGACAATTAGTCTCGAAATTGCAGCATACCTATGGATGTTAATGGAATCAAAAATGTCAATCATGGTGATTGGTTCTACAGGTAGTGGAAAAACAACCATTCTCAATGCAATCACAGGTCTTGTTGATCCTGATTACAAAATATTTTCAGTTGAAGACGTATCTGAAATAAATATCAAACATGAAAATTGGTTTAGTCTTATTTCTAGACCTAGTTTTGGAACTCAAGGAGAAGGAGAAATTGGTCTTTATGATTTGATAAAATCAGGAGTGAGACACAGACCAGATTACATCATAGTAGGAGAAATTAGAGGTTCTGAAGCTTATGTTATGTTTCAAGCAATGGCAACAGGACATGGGGGTTTGTGTACTATGCATGCAGATAGTTTACTATCTGCCACAAAAAGATTACAACAAAAACCGATGGAAATTCCTCCATCATATATGACACTGATGAACTGTGCAATTGTTATTAGAAGAATAAAGGATGCCGAGACAGGTCAAAGCTTCAGAAAAATAATTTCTATTGAAGAAATAAAGGATAGCAACTCATTTAATTCAGTTTTCAAGTGGAATCCAAAAACAAAGTCATTTGATTCAGATATTGAGAAAAGTGAATTAATAAAAAGAATTGCAGAATCTCAAGGTCAAACCATCTCAGAAGTGATAGAAGAATATCAGAAGAGAATTTTAATTTTAGAATGGATGCAAGATCATAACATTCGAGACTATGAAGAAACAAGTGACATAATAGGAAAATATTACAGAAATCCAAACGAAGTACTTAGGTCTATCCATTATGAGGTATAG